The Setaria viridis chromosome 6, Setaria_viridis_v4.0, whole genome shotgun sequence genome contains a region encoding:
- the LOC117859971 gene encoding CRS2-associated factor 1, mitochondrial, protein MLPLPGLLRRARAPPHLPPHRHLSRLLDRYGFVAPASLTPSPREPPRAAATDSAAAKKRRAKKPPYRPPSSLDRGGRPPAHSDLPFDFRFSYTESTTASKPIGLREPKYSPFGPGRLDRPWTGLCAPAVDATLRDVAAEDPLPDAERGLEEARRRERERVLGEPLTPAERAFLVEKCQKNRTKRQINLGRDGLTHNMLNDIHNNWKSCEAVRVKCLGVPTVDMQNVCHQLEDKTGGLIIHRQGGQLILYRGRHYNPKKRPVIPLMLWKPVEPVYPRLIKTTIEGLTVEETKQMRKKGLHVPVLTKLAKNGYYASLVPMVRDAFLVDELARIDCKGLPKSDYRKIGVKLRDLVPCILVSFDKEQIIVWRGKDDGSLQDQMQQPFPSVIDSDGASVKDESDDQEQAPSDWSSDECSGISSSNEEPDDKPVISNLDSSRLI, encoded by the exons TTCGTGGCCCCGGCCTCCCTGACCCCGTCCCCGCGAGAGCCGCCCCGCGCGGCCGCCACCGACTCCGCCGCCGCGAAGAAGCGCCGCGCCAAGAAGCCCCCCTACCGCCCGCCGTCCTCGCTggaccgcggcggccgcccgcccgcgcacTCGGACCTCCCCTTCGACTTCCGCTTCAGCTACACCGAGAGCACCACGGCCTCCAAGCCCATCGGGCTCCGCGAGCCCAAGTACTCCCCGTTCGGGCCCGGGCGGCTCGACCGACCCTGGACGGGACTCTGCGCGCCCGCCGTCGACGCCACGCTCCGCGACGTCGCGGCCGAGGACCCCCTCCCCGACGCCGAGAGGGGGCTGGAGGAGGCCcgccggcgggagcgggagcgcgtGCTGGGAGAGCCGCTCACGCCCGCGGAGCGCGCGTTCTTGGTCGAGAAATGCCAGAAGAACCGCACCAAGCGGCAGATTAACCTTG GGAGAGACGGGCTTACTCACAACATGCTAAATGACATCCACAATAACTGGAAGAGCTGTGAGGCGGTCAGGGTGAAATGCCTAGGTGTGCCAACAGTTGATATGCAAAATGTGTGCCACCAGCTTGAG GATAAAACTGGTGGACTGATCATCCACAGGCAAGGGGGTCAGTTGATACTGTACAGGGGTAGGCATTACAATCCAAAGAAAAGGCCTGTTATTCCGTTGATGCTATGGAAGCCAGTTGAACCTGTGTACCCAAGGTTGATCAAAACAACAATAGAGGGGCTCACAGTTGAGGAGACGAAGCAAATGAGGAAGAAGGGCCTACATGTTCCTGTTTTGACGAAGCTTG CCAAGAATGGATATTATGCTAGTCTTGTGCCAATGGTTCGGGATGCCTTTTTGGTTGATGAATTGGCTCGAATAGATTGTAAAGGATTACCAAAAAGTGATTATCGGAAGATTGGAGTCAAACTCAGG GACCTTGTTCCTTGCATTCTTGTCTCTTTTGACAAGGAACAGATTATTGTTTGGAGGGGAAAGGATGATGGAAGCCTACAAGATCAAATGCAGCAGCCATTCCCTTCAGTTATCGACTCAGATGGTGCATCAGTAAAGGATGAAAGTGATGATCAGGAACAAGCACCAAGTGACTGGTCTTCTGACGAGTGTTCTGGGATCAGTAGCTCTAATGAAGAGCCAGATGACAAACCAGTAATTTCGAACCTAGACTCTTCTAGGCTGATCTGA